In the genome of Mauremys mutica isolate MM-2020 ecotype Southern chromosome 8, ASM2049712v1, whole genome shotgun sequence, one region contains:
- the LOC123375752 gene encoding protocadherin gamma-A12-like, translating into MADKARLRGCKGLALFCFTLVTAWETVSGEIRYSIREEMQKGSFMGNILKDLGLDIKKLSDRGVRIVSTGRTQYFALNLKSGHLITTERIDREQICGQLETCRLHLEVLVEDKVKLFIVEVEITDINDNAPRFQEDDLEFRISELAAVGTRYSLEGAQDPDVGTNSVQGYYLSSNKHFSLGVQTGADGDKYAELVLEKSLDREEQAVHDLILTATDGGDPVRSGTAQIRVIVLDANDNAPVFSQPVYKVSVLENVPVGSLLLTVNATDPDEAIHSEVTYSLRKMKDKASQIFQVDSKTGEKSTVGNLDYEEAALYEMEVQAKDVGDLTARSKVLVTVIDVNDNAPKITITSLFSSVSEDSPPETLIALLNIRDKDSGKNGEVACSIPGNLPFRLQKSFDNYYNLVTDRPLDRERVSDYNVTFTATDRGTPNLASKITILVQISDINDNAPIFNQISYTLYITENNPRGASVCSLKANDPDWGENARITYSVTEGKIQEAPLSSSISINSETGALYALRSFDYEQFQEIRFQVQAQDGGSPPLSSNVAVTLFIQDQNDNSPHILHPSFPTDGSTGVELAPRSSEPGYLVTKVVAVDADSGQNAWLSYQLLKATEPGLFSVGLHSGEIRTARYFVDKDALKQSLVVLVKDNGQPPLSATATVTVVVADSIPEILSDLSSLSLPADSQSSLTLYLVIAVVSVSCLFFTFIIVLVSLRLRRWRNSQLFDSSSVTFSGVPDSQFVGLDGVRAFLRSYSHEVSLSTDSRKRQFTLPKLNYSGTLTCQSVDKKGESVLMSEGLSLSTGDQPLFQVSLALYIVWFVLCMPCIPFPSEK; encoded by the coding sequence ATGGCGGATAAAGCAAGGCTCCGCGGCTGCAAAGGACTAGCCCTCTTCTGCTTTACATTGGTTACCGCTTGGGAGACAGTTTCTGGGGAAATTCGCTATTCGATTCGTGAGGAAATGCAGAAAGGCTCTTTCATGGGGAATATCTTAAAGGATCTGGGACTGGATATAAAGAAGCTCTCAGACCGGGGAGTCCGCATTGTTTCCACAGGTAGGACTCAGTATTTTGCTCTGAATCTTAAGAGCGGCCATTTAATCACCACAGAAAGAATTGACAGAGAGCAAATCTGTGGCCAGCTAGAGACGTGTCGGTTACATCTTGAGGTTCTTGTTGAGGATAAAGTGAAGCTTTTCATAGTTGAAGTTGAAATCACAGATATTAATGACAATGCGCCCCGCTTCCAGGAAGATGATTTGGAATTTAGAATCAGTGAGTTAGCCGCTGTGGGAACCCGATATTCTCTTGAGGGGGCGCAAGATCCGGATGTGGGAACCAATTCTGTGCAAGGCTATTACCTCAGCAGTAACAAACACTTCTCTCTGGGTGTGCAAACGGGAGCTGACGGGGACAAATATGCCGAACTGGTGCTGGAAAAGTCTCTAGATCGGGAAGAACAAGCTGTTCACGATCTAATCCTCACAGCCACTGACGGGGGAGATCCAGTCAGGTCCGGCACTGCGCAAATCCGCGTTATTGTCCTTGACGCAAATGACAATGCACCAGTTTTCAGCCAGCCTGTCTATAAAGTGAGTGTTTTGGAAAATGTGCCCGTCGGGTCTCTGCTGCTGACAGTAAACGCCACAGATCCCGACGAAGCGATACATTCGGAGGTCACATATTCACTCCGGAAGATGAAAGACAAAGCGTCTCAGATATTCCAAGTGGATTCTAAAACGGGAGAAAAATCAACTGTGGGAAACCTGGACTATGAGGAAGCTGCATTATATGAAATGGAGGTTCAAGCAAAGGACGTTGGAGACCTCACGGCCAGGTCTAAAGTCCTGGTTACTGTGATTGATGTTAATGATAATGCTCCCAAAATAACAATCACTTCTCTCTTCAGCTCAGTCAGCGAGGACAGCCCTCCAGAGACTCTGATTGCTCTATTAAACATCAGAGATAAAGATTCTGGAAAGAATGGAGAGGTCGCGTGCTCCATACCCGGCAACCTGCCATTCCGATTACAGAAATCATTTGACAATTACTACAATTTGGTgactgacagacccctggaccGGGAGCGGGTCTCGGATTACAATGTGACCTTCACAGCCACTGACCGAGGGACTCCAAATCTGGCTTCCAAAATAACAATTTTAGTGCAAATTTCAGACATAAACGACAACGCTCCTATTTTCAACCAGATATCCTACACTTTGTACATCACAGAGAACAATCCCAGAGGAGCTTCCGTTTGTTCTCTGAAAGCGAATGATCCTGACTGGGGGGAGAACGCCCGAATCACCTACTCTGTTACCGAGGGTAAAATCCAGGAAGCTCcgctctcctcctccatctcaaTTAACTCCGAGACCGGGGCTCTCTACGCTCTGCGCTCCTTCGATTACGAACAGTTCCAGGAGATTCGGTTCCAAGTGCAGGCTCAGGATGGGGgttccccacctctcagcagtAATGTCGCCGTCACTCTCTTTATACAGGATCAGAATGACAACAGCCCGCACATCTTACACCCCTCCTTTCCCACCGATGGCTCCACGGGAGTGGAGTTGGCCCCTCGCTCCTCCGAGCCGGGTTACCTGGTCACTAAGGTGGTGGCGGTGGATGCAGACTCCGGGCAGAATGCCTGGCTCTCCTACCAGCTGCTCAAGGCTACAGAGCCGGGGCTTTTCTCTGTGGGACTCCACAGCGGCGAGATCAGGACGGCGCGCTACTTTGTAGACAAAGATGCGCTCAAGCAAAGTCTGGTGGTTTTAGTGAAGGACAACGGGCAGCCCCCTCTCTCTGCCACGGCCACTGTGACGGTGGTGGTGGCTGACAGCATCCCCGAAATCCTCTCCGATTTAAGCAGCCTCTCATTACCTGCAGACTCCCAGTCCAGCCTCACCTTGTATTTGGTAATCGCTGTGGTTTCCGTTTCCTGCTTGTTCTTTACCTTTATCATAGTGTTAGTGTCCCTGAGGCTCCGCCGGTGGAGAAACTCGCAGCTGTTTGACTCCTCGAGTGTGACTTTCAGTGGAGTTCCCGACTCGCAGTTTGTGGGGCTCGATGGAGTCAGAGCCTTTCTTCGCTCCTACTCACATGAGGTTTCTCTAAGCACGGACTCCAGAAAGAGACAATTTACTCTACCAAAATTAAACTATTCAGGTACCCTAACATGTCAGTCAGTTGAT